A single genomic interval of Stieleria maiorica harbors:
- the pdxA gene encoding 4-hydroxythreonine-4-phosphate dehydrogenase PdxA: MSDPSPSEAVSARRDKPRLAITVGDAAGVGPELALACAAEASVRSRCLPILVGPAVILGKLAAMRDLELPPKVTIEQLAGAGPYPPSGLVDCGDVPLESFVPGKFSRKTGLASFAAVDVAISQTLAGNFDAIVTGPIQKEAWHAAGTGYLGHTELLADRTQTTDFCMMLSGPACSTVLATIHVPLADVIASLSVDQIARAIRLGGSAMEKRFGRPPRITVLALNPHAGESGLLSHGEEETLIRPAMELIAQECEAENRDWHLVGPVPPDTAFTPAMRDQTDVHICMYHDQGLIPLKALSFDDAVNITLGLPIVRTSVDHGTAMDLAWKGTASANSMRSAIDRAIELCR, from the coding sequence ATGTCTGACCCGTCGCCATCTGAAGCGGTGTCCGCCCGCCGTGACAAACCCCGTCTGGCCATCACCGTCGGCGACGCAGCGGGGGTCGGGCCGGAACTCGCTTTAGCCTGCGCAGCCGAAGCGTCGGTACGCAGCCGCTGCCTTCCTATTCTAGTCGGCCCAGCTGTGATCCTGGGAAAGCTTGCAGCGATGCGTGATCTGGAGTTGCCCCCGAAGGTCACGATCGAGCAACTGGCCGGTGCCGGGCCTTATCCGCCGTCAGGGCTGGTCGACTGCGGTGACGTGCCGCTCGAGTCATTCGTGCCCGGAAAATTTTCGCGAAAAACCGGCCTGGCCTCCTTTGCGGCGGTCGACGTGGCGATCAGCCAAACGCTGGCGGGAAACTTCGACGCCATCGTGACCGGTCCGATTCAGAAAGAAGCGTGGCACGCCGCCGGCACGGGGTATTTGGGACACACCGAACTGTTGGCCGATCGGACGCAGACCACCGACTTCTGCATGATGCTGTCCGGTCCGGCTTGCTCGACCGTGTTGGCGACCATCCACGTGCCGCTTGCCGATGTGATCGCGTCGCTCTCGGTCGACCAGATCGCACGTGCGATCCGACTGGGCGGATCGGCGATGGAGAAACGATTCGGCCGACCGCCACGGATCACCGTACTGGCGTTGAATCCACACGCCGGTGAAAGCGGATTGCTCAGCCATGGCGAAGAAGAGACCCTGATCCGCCCGGCGATGGAGTTGATCGCCCAGGAATGCGAAGCGGAAAACCGCGATTGGCATCTGGTCGGTCCCGTTCCTCCCGACACCGCATTCACACCGGCGATGCGTGACCAAACCGACGTGCACATCTGCATGTATCATGATCAGGGGCTGATTCCGCTGAAGGCACTTTCGTTCGACGACGCAGTCAACATCACACTCGGGTTGCCGATCGTTCGCACCAGCGTCGACCACGGAACGGCGATGGATCTCGCCTGGAAAGGGACGGCCAGTGCCAATAGCATGCGTTCGGCAATCGACCGCGCGATCGAATTGTGTCGGTAG